The following coding sequences are from one Ruminococcus flavefaciens AE3010 window:
- a CDS encoding ABC transporter permease gives MFFLENVRLAFASLRSNKMRALLTMLGIIIGITAVITITTLGNSLKATLANSFNQIGGKYINMYYSFKYEPDENGEYPQFREMTDEDYITEDMLDELEEKHPGKYLWSRNMNYGVGTVANSKQQNINVAVEGATDGYISGDNTYKIIEGRSFTNDDEKGMKHCCIVSDVFVKQYFGRENANAIGCDITVDITKGVSSEFTIVGIYRYPKLYEKYVQSGVSFMDRQTEVFIPYNTCKKLSTKKDDRGRTSSVMLSSATYDRDDAINELQEFFDQKYQANRYWSVQFEDPMDDMDITTKVLNVVTLVIAVIAAISLLVGGIGVMNIMLVSITERTREIGVRKAMGAKNGHIRIQFIVEAMILCLVGGIIGVLIGLLNGWLIGKIAAYALAQLPEYQDFVSLTIQPSVKAIVISLLFSMLIGIFFGSYPAGKAAKLDPIDALRYE, from the coding sequence ATGTTCTTTCTTGAAAATGTGCGCCTCGCCTTTGCGTCGCTCAGATCAAACAAGATGCGCGCACTGCTCACCATGCTGGGCATAATCATCGGCATAACCGCTGTTATCACCATAACTACGCTGGGCAATTCATTAAAAGCTACTCTCGCCAATTCATTCAACCAGATAGGCGGAAAGTACATAAATATGTATTATTCCTTCAAGTATGAACCTGATGAAAACGGCGAATATCCTCAGTTCCGCGAAATGACAGATGAGGACTACATCACCGAGGATATGCTTGACGAGCTTGAGGAAAAGCATCCCGGCAAATATCTGTGGAGCCGCAATATGAACTACGGTGTCGGTACAGTCGCCAACAGCAAGCAGCAGAATATCAATGTTGCGGTAGAGGGCGCCACCGACGGCTATATCAGCGGAGACAATACCTACAAGATCATAGAGGGCAGAAGCTTCACCAACGATGACGAAAAGGGCATGAAGCACTGCTGTATCGTATCAGACGTCTTTGTAAAGCAGTATTTCGGCAGAGAAAATGCCAACGCCATAGGCTGCGACATCACTGTGGACATCACAAAGGGCGTCAGCAGCGAATTCACCATCGTAGGCATATACAGGTACCCGAAATTGTATGAAAAATATGTTCAGAGCGGCGTAAGCTTCATGGACAGGCAAACGGAAGTATTCATTCCCTACAACACCTGTAAGAAGCTTTCCACCAAAAAAGACGACCGCGGACGCACAAGCAGCGTTATGCTTTCATCAGCCACCTATGACAGAGATGATGCAATAAACGAGCTTCAGGAATTCTTCGACCAGAAGTACCAGGCCAACCGCTACTGGAGCGTACAGTTTGAGGATCCCATGGACGATATGGATATCACTACAAAGGTACTGAATGTAGTAACGCTGGTCATTGCTGTCATAGCTGCCATATCCCTTCTGGTAGGCGGTATCGGCGTTATGAACATCATGCTGGTGAGCATAACAGAGCGCACCCGCGAGATAGGCGTGCGAAAGGCTATGGGAGCCAAAAACGGTCACATAAGGATCCAGTTCATCGTTGAAGCCATGATACTCTGCCTCGTAGGAGGTATAATCGGAGTGCTCATAGGCTTACTCAACGGCTGGCTCATCGGAAAGATCGCAGCTTATGCCCTTGCACAGCTCCCCGAATATCAGGATTTCGTATCCCTGACCATTCAGCCCTCTGTAAAGGCTATAGTTATCTCGCTGCTATTCTCCATGCTCATAGGTATCTTCTTCGGAAGCTATCCCGCAGGCAAGGCTGCAAAGCTGGACCCTATAGACGCACTCAGATACGAATAA